The following proteins are encoded in a genomic region of Gammaproteobacteria bacterium:
- a CDS encoding succinyl-diaminopimelate desuccinylase, protein AIGFTIERLRFGEVDNFWARRGDAEPLYAFAGHTDVVPTGDEANWKYPPFEPTLDDGMLYGRGTADMKGSLAAMVTACERFIKAHPDHKGSIGFLITSDEEGPAVDGTVKVVEHLQARGEKMTGCLVGEPSSTARVGDVIKNGRRGSLGGKLIVRGVQGHVAYPHLAKNPIHLAAPALAELASAQWDAGNEFFPATTFQISNINGGTGATNVIPGELEVWFNFRFSTEVTPEELQRQVEAILDKHGLDYDLKWELSGLPFLTASGALVDAAVKAVQAVTGQTPELSTAGGTSDGRFIAPTGAQVLELGPLNATIHKVDECVSVADLDLLSEMYERILQELLLA, encoded by the coding sequence AGGCCATCGGCTTCACCATCGAGCGCCTGCGCTTCGGCGAGGTGGACAACTTCTGGGCGCGGCGCGGCGACGCCGAGCCGCTGTATGCCTTCGCCGGCCACACCGACGTGGTGCCCACGGGAGACGAGGCCAACTGGAAATATCCGCCCTTCGAGCCCACCCTCGACGACGGCATGCTCTACGGCCGCGGCACGGCAGACATGAAGGGCAGCCTCGCCGCCATGGTCACCGCCTGCGAACGCTTCATCAAAGCGCACCCGGATCACAAGGGCTCCATCGGCTTTCTCATCACCAGCGACGAGGAAGGCCCGGCCGTGGACGGCACGGTGAAGGTGGTCGAGCACCTGCAGGCGCGCGGTGAGAAGATGACCGGCTGCCTGGTGGGCGAGCCTTCCTCCACCGCGCGCGTCGGCGACGTGATCAAGAACGGCCGTCGTGGCTCACTGGGCGGCAAGTTGATCGTGCGCGGCGTACAGGGCCACGTGGCCTATCCGCACCTGGCGAAGAACCCCATCCACCTCGCCGCCCCGGCGCTGGCGGAGCTGGCCAGCGCGCAGTGGGACGCGGGCAACGAATTCTTCCCCGCCACCACCTTTCAGATCTCCAACATCAACGGCGGCACCGGCGCCACCAATGTCATCCCCGGCGAGTTGGAGGTGTGGTTCAACTTCCGCTTCTCCACCGAGGTCACGCCCGAAGAACTGCAACGGCAGGTCGAAGCAATTCTAGACAAGCACGGCCTCGACTATGACCTGAAATGGGAACTCTCCGGCCTGCCCTTCCTCACCGCCAGCGGCGCGCTGGTGGACGCCGCGGTGAAGGCCGTGCAGGCGGTCACCGGACAGACCCCGGAACTCTCCACCGCCGGCGGCACCTCCGACGGCCGCTTCATCGCCCCCACCGGCGCCCAGGTGCTGGAGCTGGGCCCGCTCAACGCCACCATCCACAAGGTGGACGAATGCGTCAGCGTGGCCGATCTCGACCTGTTGTCAGAAATGTACGAACGCATCCTGCAGGAACTACTGCTGGCTTGA